The DNA sequence AAAGCTAGCAACAAGAATCAGAGTAACCTGATCAAACATCTCAGCCATGGCGGGGATGACAGCAGTCGGCAAGAAGCTGGCCCTTGCGGCGGCGCTGCTgtgcgcggcggcggccatggcggcggcgcagcaggcgTCCGGCGTGCGCGCCAcgtacaactactacaacccgGCGCAGAACAACTGGAACCTAGCTGGGACGTACTGCGCCACGTGGGACGCCAGCAAGCCGCTGTCGTGGCGCAGCAAGTACGGCTGGACCGCCTTCTGCGGGCCCGCCGGTCCCACTGGACAGGCCTCATGCGGGCAGTGTCTCCTGGTAAGCTCAAGCTGAAACCTCTGTCAGTAAGACTGCTATAGCAAGAGTTGTTACCTGCATTAATTAATCTAGCTAGTTACCGTGAATTAGTTCACCTTtcgttcaaaaactttttaagatttctcgtcacatcaaatcttatatgGTATATGCCAGGAACGTCCTAGAGCTCGTGCAGGCTGTGCGACCGAACTGGGCTCCTAAAATTTATGGGCTCCAAAATTTACTAAAGTATTCtaagtatatataataattttaggtttattttaattagtaaattagTCACAGAGACTCAATAAACGTGGCCTGCTACTTCCTTAGAGATAAAGCACATTGAGTCCATGATCATGAGTTAGAAAAGTCTAAGTTCAGAAATTCTTCTTGACATAAGTTTGTAACCCTTCGTGAGTTTGTGGCTTCGTCCCTTGGACTTGTTCCTTGTCCTTGGTGTTGTTCTTCACTCAAGAGTCGAGACCTAGTAGCAATCCTAGACGACTGGACCTAAATTAGGACACTAAACGGAGATCATTGCCTGGTATAAATTCCATGCACAATTCCTATTTTATTTAGTTAATCTTTTATACATTGTCTTTGTAATATATTGATATTTGATATtatctttttagattttgacaataGATTTTAGACCTCCACTTGTTATTTTGAACTGGGCCTCATTTGCTCGGGACGCCGCTGGCACATACATGGAactttaaatataaataaaaaaccaattatacagtttgtctgtaatttacgagatgattttttaaacctaattattttatagttagacaataattatcaaaaaaACAAACgaaaaatgctatagtgtcaGGATCCAAACCAGGCTTTAGTGCCGATTGTTACTCATGGATTATTGATGCTTTCCGCACATGTACCTACAGGTGACGAACTCGGCGACGGGGGCGTCGCTGACGGTGAGGATCGTGGACCAGTGCAGCAACGGCGGGCTGGACCTGGACTACGACACGGCGTTCAAGCCGCTGGACACCAACGGTGCGGGCCTCAATGCTGGCCACCTCACCGTCAGCTACCAGTTCGTCAACTGCGGCGACAACTGATGCTGTCATGAACATGATTCTTCCAAGAATTAATTATATGTATGTATGTGATTCCACACGTTACCTGTCAATAAGTGGGCGTCTAGTTGCAACCATTGCTATTGAATCATGCGTGTCTGAGTTGTACACCATAAAACATATATACGCAAAGTGGAATAAAAACTGAGTTACGTGAGTACTTGACTACTCGTGTAAGGGCATGTCTCAAGAAATGCAAAACACCTCAAGGTGAACGAATGGACTGTTGCGTATCTTCGGTGGATTCTATAGTCCTCACGCTGGAGCCCTCTCCGTGCATATATGTAAAAATAAGCGAACTTTTTCAATTTAAATCTTTGATATTTGGCTTTAGGTTCCATCCATCTAATTTGGGTATTTCATCTGAGCTACTAAGCGCTAATTTTTCACGGTGTGTATTATCAGGGGCGGATCTGCACCCCGGGCTAGGATGCTTGCAGCCCGGGGTATGGTGCAAAATTGCTAAGAACACCTCTTCATCTCCAGCCCAAAATAGTTTAGAGTCCAGGTGTTCAGCCCTACCCGGTACTAATCTGCCATAGAATTTCTAGAGTTCTCTTAATATTTAGCCCTCCCTCTTGAATCGTTTCTGGATCCGCCATTGTGTATCATATATCTGCTTACTAGACTTACTTATTATTAGGTGAAGCTACCCATTGATACTAATCTTTGTAGTGGCAAACAAGAAAATTAGAATATAAACtattttaaggccttgtttagttcgtaaaaattttcaagatttcccgtcacatcaaatctttggtcgcatgcatggagcattaaatatagatgaaaataaaaactaattgcacagtttacctgtaatttgtgagatgaatcttacgagcctaattactccgtgattggacaatgtttgtcaaataaaaacgaaagtactacagtagccaaaaaccaaagtttttgcgaactaaacaaggcctaaatgttcCTCAATGCCAAACGACACTTTAAACTCCACCTCATCTCCTTAGCTTTCATGTTACAAACTGGTTGAAATATATAATTAGGGGCATAAAACCATAAAAGCTCAATCAATATATCCATGATTATGATGACCTTACTAAGTAATGTAACTGCAAAACACATGCGTTGGCCATAATATCATTAATCATAAAACCAATAATAAGGGCCCAGATGCTTTCAATATAATTTGAAAAACGAAGAAATTTTCAACTTGAGAGCTAAGCATCCATCTAAAAAATCACCAATCCACTCCACCGTTATTTGCTAGATGAAATCCCAACTTCATGTGACCATTATAGATCATGCTTCCTTCCTGCTAGTAGATCACTGCTACAATAGTTTCATCACCGCTGAGCTTCAACCCCACACCATTATTGGTTTCGCTCACCTTAATTTCTATGGCAGCTATACTTTAGTTAAGATCAACAGACCAAATAGACCATAAATCCTACACAAATTAGAATTGCATGGAACTTATACTTTTATAGGGGAGTTTAAAATGCACAAAAGTTTTGGCCCATTTTTCAATATGTGGGGAAATTTCGTACATCCTATGAATATGCCATGTGAATAGGAATGCATATAAAGAAGGAATAAAATTATATGAGACAGTGTCGCACCGTGCTTGCTGTGCGACGCCTCTCCAAGGGGTAGCGCGCGTCCATTCAAACAACGCAATGTATCAAGAGGACTTGCATATTGCTTATCAGCGGGCCCCACATGCCATACACACGTCGCACGAAGTGTCCTTGTGCGAGACTACTGCATAAAATTATTTTCCTATAAAGAACACCTACGCACATGGACGAGTCCAGTAATTGATGCACGTTTCTACAGCTTGGGATGGTCATCAGTCGTTGTCTCCTGGATCCAAATAGACGGCAAAGACGCGGTCAAGATTTGTGAGCTAGCCACAGCCCAGAGTAGCTGCCTCACATCTGGTGGATCTTGATGCAAGTCACAGACACAGCATAGTTACGTTAGTACGTAATCTGTCCTCTGGAGTCCAAACGCATGGTGTTTGCAAGCAAATACTCCGTCACAACATGCATGTGAAAGCTGGGACGGCGAACACGGGTGTTTGGATGACATGGAATAATAATTAATAACTAAGTAGTTGCTAAAATTTAGCCCTTTAGGATTCAGGATCCAAACAGAAGAACTAATGCAAGAGCTAAACTTTAGCCAAAGTCCCAACTAGTTAGCTCACTAGTCTATAGAATCTAACTACACTACTACAGATCTGACTTTCAGTGCCGGCACATAGTGTCAATTGCTAATAATGAACCAGCAGTGATAACTCTTCACTGTCGGTTCTTAGCTTCAACAATAGAAAATGGTTGAGGGTCTCCAAAAACTGACAGTGAAGATCTATATTTCTACCGGTTCGTGGCAACAATAATATATCACTGTTGTTATGAAATGAACCAACAGTGGTGTTGTGGTGTCACTGCCGGTTTTTGGCTTCAAACGGCACTAATAGACCACAATACAAAAACACCAagctcctcctccctctctccTATCTCAAGCACACTCATCCATCAGAGGCACGTTTTCCCCACTCCCTTCATTGTTGTGGCTGTTCTTCACCAAAATGTTGAATGAAGGTCATGGATTTTCAAGCATGGGCCTGATTCTCATTCTAGTTTTTTCTCCATTTTAGATAGCACTTTTCAATTGGATCTCAAGAAAGGCGTTCAAATTGTGGTGAATCCATCTTCCAAAAGTTTGGTGTCCATGAACCCAATTAATTCATTCCTATCAAATATTGACATGCTGGTTTTGATGATTGTTAGTATGCTTTAATTTGTTCAATAGGACTACTACCAATTTCTATTTTAATGAGCAAATCCGTGTGACACCTATCAACCTATTATTTGGAGCTACATTGTTGTTCATGATTAAGTCtccaattttattttttaattagtcTCTCCAATTTATTTCCGTATAATTATTCTGCCCATTTTTATGTGGCATGAAGTAGAAATATTTTTTGTGCTAAGATGGCTCGAAGGTGGATGTGTGGCAGTGGCGAAGCCAGAAGATTTCAGGAGCCCGAGCAATTCTCattaaacaaaaatatttaactataaaatacaaaattttatataaatataaagaagaTTTCTTTTGTATTTTGACGAGGAGCCCGGCCGGCCGCCCGGGGTGGCCGGGCGGTGGCTCCGCCAGTGATATGTGGTCTTGCATCTATGGACACGCGGTACTTGATGGGCGAACTTCATCACGACCACCATATGCCTTCTCCAGACTCACTTATATGATCTTCATGCCACATTTTAGTACCACCAAATGGGAAAATTAGAATATAAACTTCTAAATGTCTATCAACGCCAAACGCCAAACGACAGTCTCAACTAGCTCATTTTTAGCTTTCACTCATATCATTTGAAAACTGATTGAAATCGGGGCATAAAACCCCATAGGAGCCCAATCATGCATAATTCACTTATCTCTCACATAGagttttttggtttttgtgtcTAAGGCACTGGCTATAAACTTATAGCACATTTCtctcatttcttctctctctcatATCTACCTGTTTACATCACGTTATATGCTTCTAATTATATAAGTTTTGGCTCTTTCTTCAATGCGAGGGAAAATTTCGTACATCCTGTCAACATGCCATgtgagaccttgtttagttcatcctaaaacccaaaaacttttcaagattccccatcatatcaaattttacggcacatatatgaaactttaaatatagataaaaataattaattacacaatttacctgtaatttacaagataaatttgtaagcctaattaatctatagttggacaataattgacaaataaaaataaaaatactacggtACGCAAGaataaggcattgtttagttcaccctaaaaaccaaaaagttttcaagattccccatcacatcgaatcttgtggcacatgcatgaaacattaaatatagacgaaaacaaaaactaattacacagtttaactgtaaatcacgagacgaattttttgatcatagttagtccatgattagataatatttgtcacaaacaaacggaagtgctacagtaccgaaaatttttcacttttcggaattaaacaaggcctaagtacgcATGCAAAGAACACGTACGCACATGCACGGGTCCAGCAGTTAATGCACGTTCTTGAtttcgtcaaaaaaaaaaaatgcacgTTCTTGCAGCCAGGAACGGTCATCAGTTATCTCTCCTCGATCCAAATAGACGGCGAAGAGTGTCAAGATTTGTGCGCTGGCCACAGCCCACAGTAGCTGCCTCACATCTAGTGATGATCCGGTGGTACGCTGTTTCCATTCAAGCATGAACATATATACTCCGTCATCAGGCTGTCTCCAACAAAAGAGACCTAAAATAGATACTCATTCTATGTTATAGGTCATGCACAGTAAAATAAATAACACCTTAAATCTCTCCTCCTCCAACAGCTACCACAATTAGAACAGCCACCACCCCGGCCGCAACCATGGGGCGGTGCAAAGCTGGCGGGCAGTAGCTGCTGGATCCTCCGCTGGCCTATCGGACAGGGCAAGCAGCTCTCCAGACCCATGCGTATCGGCGGTAGCCGGAGCTGGTGCATCTGGTACCTCCGCGTCCTCAGCGCCGCCAAGAACAGAGACCGCCGCCACCGCGCAGTGCGTCTGGGAGCGCGCCGTCGCGGCGTGTCCTCGCCCGAGCAAGAGGCACAGTCGTTCCACTCCAGCTGCATGGAGACGCAAAGACACCGAAGAGGACGCATATTTGCGTTCCACAGCGACTACGATGCAAAATAGGTTGTAGGTTTGGGTAGTCGGTTGGAGGATGTTTTTTTACTACTAAAACACTGTGCAAGAGGCATTTTGGGTACGACGCCACTATTTCACGAACGTTCAGCAGAAACGAAATCAGCGGTCAATTTCCGACAAcaattttctttccttttttgaaAAGTGTATatgtttctttttatttttagacaGAACAATAATagtttctctttctcttttaaGGCATTCGATTCTTTTTTCACTTTCTTTTGCTAGATCACATGtcctttaattttttttatatttttttaagaaGCATGTGCTCATAACTTATAAAACAGGATTAAAAAGCATAATGTTCACGATAAACTTAACAGTACTAACTTAGCAGTGTTTCTAGACAACATAAGTTCGAGGAATAACTCAACATTGCTAACTTAGTCGTTCTCAAAAAAGTTATACTATataacttatgtacataagtttaCTCCCACTAAGACATATTGATTTTTCTAAATTgaatttactatgtatctagacacaactatatatgtatatacataacaaaatcaatatatttagaaatatcaaaatattttataatttggaatagagggagaCATAATTTACACAATACAACTTATGTATATAAGTTACACAACTAATACGCTAGTGTATATAGAAAGTTACACAGTTATTATACACAAACAAAAGTTATACAATACAACTTAGCATAATAGGTTAGCAACATAACTTAGCAGAATAAATTAGCAATATAACTTATATGTTATAAGTTAATATAAATAAATTGctactagaaaaataaaaatcttcCAAACATACAGAAAAtggggtctagttttgttcgtcTCGTCACGTTGAACACAACGGTGTAGACAGAATTAAAAATAGATACATCATTTAAAAGTTAtagtaatttgaaataaatgttTTGCTTGTTTCATAATGACGTCAAGCACAAAGAGAAGTAGGAAGAAGGGGAAGGAGGGTGGGCGACCGACATGTATCATTCGCTGGATATCGTTCGCTAGATTCCAAACTACTGAACGACCGTAAGAATGGAATTGTGTTTTGGGTATGGGTCTTATTTTGCCTATCTTGTTGGAGACAGTCTCACATGCATACAATCTAGCTGGGACGGCGAAAGGTCGTTTTGAGTCGGCGCCCGATGCTGGCTAGTGGCGATGTGGGCAGTGGCAGACACCGTACACGCATGCATGCAAAGCGACGGTTCATCTCAGCGGCAATTTGGAAGCTCGCGCGCATAGGTCGTCACGTCGTCGTTGGAACATGTCCATCGATCGACGTACGAGaaacctagctagctagctagctagctttggATAAGGCCTGCTGATCGAGGCTAGCTAGCCGCGCTAGCTAGTCTCATGAACGACACCTGCGAAATGGatggacatgcatgcatgctcttCTAGCAGGGTAACGTATACACGTACGTAAGGTATTACAGATCGAGCACAGACGACGCCGTTCGCGTTCGATCGGCTCTACAGGATATGGCGTACTACGTGTTGGACGCCCAGAGTTTGCTCGCCTGCAAAGCTCATGCAGGAGTCCACATTGTCCGGCTCCCTCTATATATACAAAGTCCCTGATCGATCCATCAGCTATATATTATATAAGATCCATACCACCACCATAACTTGAACGCACACCAGCGCGCGTGTGCCACTACTTCGTTGCGGTGTAAGCTATAGCCATGGCAGCGGCGGCGATGATGATCACCGGCGCGCGGGCGTTCACGGTGGCCGCCCTCCTctgcgccgccgcggcggcggcggccatggcgcagCAGGCGTCCAACGTCCGCGCCACGTACCACCTGTACAACCCACAGCAGAACAACTGGAACCTCAACGCCGTCAGCGCCTACTGCGCCACCTGGGACGCCGGCAAGCCGGCGTCGTGGCGGCAGCAGTACGGCTGGACCGCCTTCTGCGGGCCCTCGGGACCCACAGGCCAGGCCGCCTGTGGCCGATGTATCCGGGTACGTAGGACG is a window from the Sorghum bicolor cultivar BTx623 chromosome 5, Sorghum_bicolor_NCBIv3, whole genome shotgun sequence genome containing:
- the LOC8071988 gene encoding barwin, which codes for MAGMTAVGKKLALAAALLCAAAAMAAAQQASGVRATYNYYNPAQNNWNLAGTYCATWDASKPLSWRSKYGWTAFCGPAGPTGQASCGQCLLVTNSATGASLTVRIVDQCSNGGLDLDYDTAFKPLDTNGAGLNAGHLTVSYQFVNCGDN
- the LOC8062681 gene encoding barwin, with protein sequence MAAAAMMITGARAFTVAALLCAAAAAAAMAQQASNVRATYHLYNPQQNNWNLNAVSAYCATWDAGKPASWRQQYGWTAFCGPSGPTGQAACGRCIRVTNRGTGASTTARIVDQCSNGGLDLDFETVFKKIDTDGRGYQMGHLDVDYQFVGC